The Polyodon spathula isolate WHYD16114869_AA chromosome 23, ASM1765450v1, whole genome shotgun sequence genome has a window encoding:
- the LOC121298437 gene encoding fibronectin type III domain-containing protein 11-like: MSSHNEWTRLQPLTKNSFISKRNGQLGEPWKKYTEQKNSIVGFIGSQLSSAALRRYKVRVDIMKKCSHYMDVMWKDLSFGDQNYMTTSTMFHLIDPWKFQQMKKIGTTQIKIKLHLLEEFYKEIKHGKEQLETILRTYDMATFSSEWESIQERLVHVTKVLSDFNSVLMPGKLHTKHRLISDMGHTKIPHIRLAVNVKMPVVFDKKESHSFQESAMLTWYIEGQSTLHPPEQFEVRYKLITPTTLEEGSQFGTISVSSFSIEIGNLLPEKSYEFTIKRAETYCLIYGFWNDTIVLKTKPSPTDHVDYFQNASCCFV, translated from the coding sequence ATGtcttcacacaatgaatggactCGACTTCAGCCACTGACAAAAAACAGTTTCATCTCGAAAAGGAACGGCCAGCTTGGGGAACCCTGGAAAAAGTACACCGAACAGAAAAACAGTATTGTGGGATTTATCGGTTCCCAGCTGAGCAGCGCAGCTCTCCGAAGGTACAAGGTGAGAGTGGACATCATGAAAAAGTGTTCTCACTACATGGACGTCATGTGGAAAGATTTATCATTTGGCGACCAGAACTACATGACAACTTCCACTATGTTTCATTTGATTGATCCGTGGAAATTTCAACAGATGAAGAAAATAGGAACCACCCAGATAAAAATCAAGCTGCATCTTCTAGAAGAATTTTATAAAGAGATCAAGCATGGGAAGGAGCAACTGGAGACCATCTTGCGCACTTACGACATGGCGACGTTCTCGTCGGAATGGGAGTCTATCCAAGAAAGGCTTGTGCACGTCACCAAAGTGCTTTCAGATTTCAATTCCGTTCTGATGCCAGGTAAGCTTCACACAAAACACCGGCTCATCTCCGACATGGGACACACCAAAATCCCACACATTAGACTGGCTGTTAACGTAAAGATGCCTGTAGTCTTTGACAAAAAGGAGTCACACTCTTTCCAAGAGAGTGCAATGCTTACGTGGTATATAGAAGGCCAGTCAACTCTCCACCCCCCTGAACAGTTTGAAGTCAGATACAAATTAATAACCCCAACCACACTGGAGGAAGGCAGTCAGTTTGGGACAATTTCTGTGTCTTCCTTCAGCATTGAGATTGGAAACCTTCTGCCTGAGAAAAGCTATGAGTTTACTATTAAGAGGGCAGAAACCTACTGTTTAATTTATGGATTTTGGAATGACACCATCGTCTTGAAAACAAAACCCAGCCCAACTGACCATGTGGATTATTTTCAAAACGCCAGCTGCTGTTTTGTGTAG